TATATCCATTGTGCTGTTTGATGATGCCGTAGACTATCGAGAGGCCAAGCCCTGTCCCTTTCCCCACCTCTTTGGTGGTGAAGAAGGGGTCAAAGACCTTTTTCTTTGTTGTCTCATCCATCCCGCAGCCTGTATCAGAGACAGAGATGAGTGCATACGTGCCTGCATTGCCATACCCGTGTATCTTCCTGAACTCATCGTCCAGGGTTACGACCTTTGTCCCGATGCGGAATACACCCCCCTGCGGCATGGCATCCCTGGCGTTTGTGGCCATGTTCATCAACACCTGTTCCATGTGGGTAACATCTGCCATGACCGTTATGTCGTCATCGTCATATATGATCTCAAGATATATGTCCTCCGGGATGAGCCTCCTCAAGAGTTTTTCCGTTTCCTTAATTATGCCGTTAACTTTATGCGGTTTAAGTTCGATCGGTTGTTTTCTGCTGAAGGCAAGGAGACTCTGGGTGAGACCGGCAGCCTTCTCGGCAGACGCCAATATGTGGTCTGCATATATCCTCGCCGGATCATCTCCATCGATCTTTACCTGCAGGAGATTACAGTATCCGATAATGGCCGTGAGGATGTTGTTGAAGTCGTGGGCAATGCCGCCTGCCAGCGTACCTATTGCTTCTATCTTCTGGGCTTGAAGGAGTTGGGATTGAAGCTGTTTCCGTTCCGTAATATGCTCTACAGCGCCCTCATAATAAAGGGTCTCTCCATTTTTGTTCCGAATGGTCCTGGCATCAATGGAAACCCAGTTCGTCGACCCGTCTTTCCGGTACAACTGGGCCTCAAAATTATGTACGGCACCCTCCTCATTGAGTAGACGGACCAGTTCCAAACGGCGTTCGGGATTGACATGGAGCTGTCTGCCGATATCGGTAATACTATTTATGAGTTCCTCCGGCGAGTCATACCCCTGCATATATGCAAGGGCAGGATTGGCAATAATGAAACTGCCATCCGGTGTGACCTGAAATATGCCCTCCATGGCGTTTTCAAAGATAGCGCGGTATTTTTCCTCTGCTGATCTTAAGGCTGCCTCTGTCTGTCTCTTCTGTGCAAGAATCTTTGTGAGCTTTCTTACTTCCCGGAGATATCTCTTTCCAGTCTCCCGGGCAATATGTTTATAATACTCTACCTGGTCATTCATTCTATCCCTGTTTAATGTCTTGCCGACGTGATGATGTCGTCCTCTGTCAAAACGAGAAGCACTCCTGTCCAGTCAAGCCCTCTGCTTTTACCAAGGAGCGGGGCTATCTCAACGCCTGAGTAGAAACCGAAAAGTGGCACACTGTAATCATTGAAGAGATTCTGAACCTCAGCCGCTTCTTCAATACCTGTATTTGAATAGCCCCCTGCCCTTCCCGCACAATCTATGTAGATTCCGAAAACAGGCCTTGCCCCTTTTTCTGTCAAAGACTTGAGAAGCAGGTTGGTGTTTCTTTTTGCTGACTCAACCATCCTTTCTGTGTCTCTCACCATGAACTGGATCTCCACCCCATCTTCCAGATCCGGCTCGAACAGCACAACCCCTTTTTTGTCAGGGGTAACACCTGTAATCAGCCTGTTCACATATCCCTCTTCACTGTACTTACCGAACCTTTCCCCATAATTAACACCAATCGTCAAAAAATCCACAGGCCTCTCTTTTTGCCATTCTTCATCCCCCAGCATTTCATTGATGACCTCTACTATCGGCCTTCCGTCAAGTTCATAGAGGACCGGCCCTTTGATCTTTGTAATCCGGTGATATACCCCGTCAAGCGGTGTGCAGCCGTGCATTATCTGATAGTGCGTATTGAAATCGCCGTTCAGCATTAACCCGACTGCCTGTTCGGTACCCACGCAAGAACCGCAAAACTGAAAGGTCGGGTTCATGTCGTAATCACCAACCAGTCCCGCACCGACAATCGGTATCGGCTTTTTAAGACCCTTCTCGATGCCTGCGAGGAGATAGGA
The sequence above is a segment of the Syntrophorhabdaceae bacterium genome. Coding sequences within it:
- a CDS encoding response regulator; this translates as MNDQVEYYKHIARETGKRYLREVRKLTKILAQKRQTEAALRSAEEKYRAIFENAMEGIFQVTPDGSFIIANPALAYMQGYDSPEELINSITDIGRQLHVNPERRLELVRLLNEEGAVHNFEAQLYRKDGSTNWVSIDARTIRNKNGETLYYEGAVEHITERKQLQSQLLQAQKIEAIGTLAGGIAHDFNNILTAIIGYCNLLQVKIDGDDPARIYADHILASAEKAAGLTQSLLAFSRKQPIELKPHKVNGIIKETEKLLRRLIPEDIYLEIIYDDDDITVMADVTHMEQVLMNMATNARDAMPQGGVFRIGTKVVTLDDEFRKIHGYGNAGTYALISVSDTGCGMDETTKKKVFDPFFTTKEVGKGTGLGLSIVYGIIKQHNGYITLESKPDRGTTFHIYLPAVKVMMEEAKPFLPIIKRGTETILIAEDDPLVRDIIKEILTESGYSVIESVDGEDAVERFIEKKHAIDLMIVDVVMPKKNGKEVYEEIRKTDRNIKVLFTSGYTRDVVIDKGVYEDTVDFVSKPISQIELLVKVREALDK
- a CDS encoding FIST N-terminal domain-containing protein translates to MRKTMGTRVGTACSNSVHSTSLRRLVVAKAMESGNIERPDIAFAFCTNKVNPSDFFDDIRKVVGEGVPIVGGSAIGVISNYFLSYGDFAAGIMVIQSETIRFRLRSAGGLDKDETATGERLIKDILQEQEEKDRLFMVMYDSIKMPPGPDSPPVMNSSSYLLAGIEKGLKKPIPIVGAGLVGDYDMNPTFQFCGSCVGTEQAVGLMLNGDFNTHYQIMHGCTPLDGVYHRITKIKGPVLYELDGRPIVEVINEMLGDEEWQKERPVDFLTIGVNYGERFGKYSEEGYVNRLITGVTPDKKGVVLFEPDLEDGVEIQFMVRDTERMVESAKRNTNLLLKSLTEKGARPVFGIYIDCAGRAGGYSNTGIEEAAEVQNLFNDYSVPLFGFYSGVEIAPLLGKSRGLDWTGVLLVLTEDDIITSARH